A region from the Methylocella sp. genome encodes:
- the hyfE gene encoding hydrogenase 4 membrane subunit: MNGANIVNGLAALLIVTSILVIDAKRPSRAALLYSLQSLVLVSVFIALAFFTGARQLYLWALTGFATKVVLVPTILYLTLRKFDQAAPIPSMMKPAVSIVLAAVALTASAVVVMRINLPGAAAFKPALMVSFAHFFLGLVCIITQRNILKQVFGYCLMENGSHLTLALLAHQAPELVEIGVATDAIFAVIVMTVIATRIQATVHSLDSHDLMTLKG; the protein is encoded by the coding sequence GTGAACGGCGCAAACATTGTCAACGGTCTGGCGGCCCTCCTGATCGTCACCTCCATCCTGGTGATCGATGCGAAGCGACCAAGCCGCGCGGCTTTGCTCTACAGTCTTCAGTCCTTGGTTCTGGTTTCGGTCTTCATCGCGCTGGCCTTCTTCACGGGCGCGCGGCAGCTCTATCTTTGGGCCCTGACCGGCTTTGCGACAAAGGTCGTCCTAGTTCCGACCATTCTGTATCTAACCCTGCGTAAATTCGATCAGGCCGCGCCGATTCCGAGCATGATGAAGCCGGCGGTTTCAATCGTGCTCGCCGCCGTGGCGCTTACTGCGTCGGCGGTAGTGGTCATGCGGATCAATCTGCCGGGCGCGGCGGCGTTCAAGCCGGCGCTGATGGTGTCATTCGCGCACTTCTTTCTGGGTCTGGTCTGCATCATCACTCAGCGGAACATTCTCAAGCAGGTGTTCGGCTACTGTTTGATGGAGAACGGTTCTCACCTGACCCTGGCCTTGCTGGCGCACCAGGCGCCAGAACTGGTGGAGATAGGAGTGGCCACTGACGCGATCTTTGCGGTCATCGTCATGACTGTGATCGCTACCCGCATCCAGGCCACGGTCCACTCCCTCGATAGTCACGACCTCATGACGCTTAAAGGCTAG
- a CDS encoding hydrogenase 4 subunit F, which yields MTGSWVLCALLSTFLVASAAAFATRWFGAWTEHAVAVIHLAGISLALLFAVALAAAVLDGQSVIVFGGWLFADALGCIFVGLVAVVGFLTGAYSIGYLRNELAKGDITVRSLSIYYGFFHLFLFTMVLAVTSNNLIMMWVGIEATTLGSVFLVGFHGRKASLEAAWKYVVICTVGVAFGLYGTVLVFSNANAVLANAEAAILWTEVVKHSTALDPATISIAFVFVLIGFGAKAGLFPMHAWMPDAYSEAPSPVSALLSGALSNCALLVIIRYAVIAAKTAGPHFPQTLFLIFGTLSIGVAAFFIFVQRDVKRLLAYSSVENMGLIVLGLGIGGPLGVAAALLHTINHGLAKTLMFCGAGNILMKYNTRDLDRIKGMLRVAPVSGFLVLVGALALGGMPPFNVFISEFLTIVAGVKAGYGWLMAICMVLLTVVLASFVRMISGAILGPAPDGMAKGDADALTLAPLFLTVALMLVMGAHVPGPVVQLITQAGEIINAPAAQSRHSVVQGAPGCASDRLVKETPCPK from the coding sequence ATGACCGGGTCTTGGGTCCTTTGCGCGCTGCTCTCGACCTTCCTGGTCGCCTCGGCGGCCGCCTTTGCGACGCGCTGGTTCGGCGCATGGACCGAGCACGCGGTCGCGGTAATTCATTTGGCCGGAATCAGCCTTGCGCTTCTGTTCGCCGTTGCTCTCGCGGCGGCGGTGCTTGACGGGCAGTCGGTAATCGTATTTGGCGGCTGGTTGTTTGCCGACGCGCTCGGCTGCATCTTCGTCGGTCTGGTGGCCGTGGTGGGCTTCCTGACCGGAGCCTATTCTATTGGATACCTTCGCAACGAACTGGCCAAAGGCGACATCACCGTCAGAAGCCTGAGCATCTATTACGGCTTCTTCCATCTGTTTTTGTTTACGATGGTGTTGGCGGTAACCTCCAACAATCTTATCATGATGTGGGTGGGGATCGAGGCCACAACCTTGGGATCGGTCTTCCTGGTCGGCTTCCACGGCCGCAAGGCTTCGCTGGAAGCCGCGTGGAAATACGTGGTAATCTGCACGGTCGGCGTCGCTTTTGGTTTATACGGCACGGTGCTGGTCTTTTCCAACGCCAATGCGGTGCTAGCTAATGCGGAGGCAGCCATCCTGTGGACCGAGGTGGTGAAGCATTCCACTGCCTTGGATCCGGCGACCATCTCCATCGCCTTCGTCTTTGTGCTGATCGGGTTTGGCGCCAAGGCCGGCCTCTTTCCCATGCATGCCTGGATGCCCGACGCCTACAGCGAGGCGCCCAGCCCGGTCAGCGCCCTGTTGTCGGGAGCGCTGAGCAACTGCGCGCTTCTAGTCATCATCCGTTACGCGGTGATCGCCGCCAAAACGGCCGGCCCACATTTTCCGCAGACACTCTTTCTCATCTTTGGAACCCTGTCGATTGGCGTGGCGGCCTTCTTCATCTTCGTCCAGCGCGATGTGAAGCGGCTGCTGGCCTATAGTAGCGTCGAGAACATGGGCCTGATCGTGCTCGGCCTGGGGATCGGCGGTCCGCTCGGCGTGGCCGCAGCCCTCCTGCACACCATAAATCACGGCCTGGCCAAGACGCTGATGTTCTGCGGCGCCGGCAATATCTTGATGAAGTACAACACGCGTGACCTCGACCGGATAAAGGGCATGCTTCGCGTCGCGCCCGTGTCGGGATTTCTGGTGTTGGTGGGCGCGCTGGCGCTGGGCGGCATGCCCCCCTTCAACGTCTTTATCAGCGAATTCCTCACCATCGTCGCGGGCGTGAAAGCCGGCTATGGATGGCTGATGGCGATCTGCATGGTGCTGCTGACCGTCGTGCTCGCTTCCTTTGTCCGCATGATCAGCGGCGCCATCCTCGGGCCGGCGCCGGACGGGATGGCCAAGGGCGACGCGGACGCGCTGACGCTCGCGCCCCTCTTCCTGACCGTCGCCCTCATGCTGGTGATGGGCGCGCACGTGCCCGGGCCGGTCGTGCAACTCATCACCCAGGCTGGCGAGATCATTAATGCGCCCGCGGCCCAGTCCCGCCACAGCGTCGTCCAGGGAGCGCCAGGTTGCGCCTCTGATCGGTTGGTAAAGGAAACCCCATGTCCGAAGTAG
- a CDS encoding hydrogenase large subunit, which translates to MSEVGVTRPGQVYLDVVRQNYGASILEESFQADNQVTITVKLNDLPEIVETLYYKHEGWLATIAANDERQLNGNYALYYILNMEGPVKSFVTIRGLVPPDRPEFPSVTPRVPAMGWAEREVRDMFGLRPVGLPDERRLVLPDDWPDDLYPLRKDSMDYRNRPALAAESETYTFINSARSETREVPLGPLHITSDEPGHFRLFVDGERIVDADYRMFYVHRGMEKLAETRMGYNDVTFLADRICGICGFSHSTAYASSVETALGIKVPKRAQFIRTLLLEVERLHSNLLNVGLACHFVGFDTGFMQFFRVREKAMTIAELLTGARKTYAINLIGGVRRDVLKGERIRTLQLIAELRTEVTELLDILISTPNMQSRMKNVGRLEPQTARDYSPVGPVLRASGFARDVRVSHPFAAYGAAPVKIYTQNGCDVLSRVLVRCDDIFNSLQIVEYCLDQMPEGPILVEGFTYTPHRFALGYTEAPRGEDVHFTMLGDNQKLYRWRCRAPTYANWPVLRDMLRGNTIADAPLIVASIDPCYSCTDRVTVVDVNKRKTTTVPYKEMERYCRERTFSPLS; encoded by the coding sequence ATGTCCGAAGTAGGTGTAACGCGACCAGGCCAAGTCTATTTGGATGTGGTCCGTCAAAACTACGGCGCCTCCATTCTGGAGGAATCGTTTCAGGCCGACAATCAGGTGACGATCACCGTCAAGCTGAATGACCTCCCGGAAATCGTCGAGACCCTCTACTACAAACATGAAGGCTGGCTCGCGACCATCGCGGCCAACGACGAGCGACAGTTAAACGGAAACTATGCTCTCTACTATATTCTGAACATGGAAGGGCCGGTCAAAAGCTTCGTGACAATCCGCGGCCTCGTGCCGCCGGACCGGCCTGAATTCCCCTCCGTGACGCCGCGCGTGCCCGCTATGGGCTGGGCCGAGCGAGAGGTGCGCGACATGTTCGGTCTGCGGCCGGTGGGCCTGCCCGACGAGCGGCGGCTTGTCCTGCCCGACGACTGGCCCGACGACCTTTATCCCCTGCGCAAGGACTCCATGGATTACCGCAACCGGCCTGCGCTGGCGGCGGAGTCGGAGACCTACACTTTCATCAATTCTGCGCGCAGCGAGACGCGGGAGGTACCGCTCGGGCCGCTCCACATCACCTCCGACGAACCGGGGCATTTCCGTCTGTTCGTGGACGGCGAGCGCATCGTCGATGCCGATTACCGTATGTTCTATGTCCACCGCGGCATGGAAAAGCTCGCCGAGACACGGATGGGCTATAATGACGTGACCTTCCTTGCAGACCGGATCTGCGGCATCTGCGGCTTTTCGCACAGCACCGCCTATGCCAGCTCAGTGGAAACGGCCCTGGGCATCAAGGTTCCTAAGCGCGCACAATTCATCCGCACCCTGCTTTTGGAAGTGGAGCGTCTACACAGCAATCTGCTCAATGTCGGTCTGGCCTGTCACTTCGTCGGGTTCGACACCGGCTTCATGCAGTTCTTCCGCGTGCGCGAGAAGGCCATGACCATAGCCGAGCTGCTGACCGGCGCGCGCAAGACCTATGCGATAAATTTGATCGGCGGCGTGCGTCGCGACGTGCTCAAGGGCGAGCGTATCCGCACACTGCAGCTCATCGCTGAGCTGCGGACAGAGGTGACTGAGCTGCTCGACATCTTGATCTCCACCCCCAATATGCAGTCGCGGATGAAGAATGTCGGGCGGCTCGAGCCGCAAACCGCCCGAGACTACAGCCCGGTCGGACCGGTGTTGCGGGCCAGCGGGTTCGCCCGCGACGTGCGCGTCAGCCACCCCTTCGCCGCCTACGGGGCCGCTCCGGTCAAGATATACACCCAGAACGGATGCGATGTTCTCTCGCGCGTTCTTGTCCGCTGCGATGACATCTTCAATTCCCTGCAGATCGTCGAGTACTGCCTGGATCAAATGCCGGAGGGGCCGATTCTGGTGGAAGGTTTCACCTATACGCCGCACCGTTTCGCCCTGGGCTACACCGAGGCGCCTCGCGGCGAAGATGTGCACTTCACCATGCTTGGCGATAACCAGAAGCTCTATCGCTGGCGCTGTCGCGCGCCGACCTATGCGAACTGGCCGGTGCTACGCGACATGTTGCGAGGCAATACGATCGCTGATGCGCCGCTCATCGTCGCTAGCATCGATCCCTGCTATTCTTGCACCGATCGCGTAACAGTTGTGGATGTGAATAAAAGGAAGACTACAACGGTGCCTTATAAAGAAATGGAGCGGTATTGCCGCGAACGAACATTTTCACCCTTAAGTTAG
- a CDS encoding formate hydrogenlyase complex iron-sulfur subunit, whose protein sequence is MLKLLKEILKTGDATLKYPSAPLPTVPSVRGKPEFASKRCIACAACTIACPANALTMTTDPVAGTRTWLLNYGRCIFCARCEEVCPTGAIVLSDDFELAVHAKADLMVAADFTLTNCRTCETPFAPTKEVNYVIALLIRSGLPEAEAERRRDLYETCPECRRRLDVPKVSVTSVERLAEVTL, encoded by the coding sequence ATGTTGAAGCTGCTGAAGGAGATTCTGAAGACGGGCGACGCCACGTTGAAATACCCTTCCGCGCCGCTTCCAACCGTGCCCAGTGTTCGGGGCAAACCAGAATTCGCTTCCAAGCGCTGCATCGCTTGCGCCGCCTGCACCATCGCCTGTCCCGCCAACGCCCTGACCATGACGACCGACCCGGTGGCCGGAACCCGGACTTGGCTGCTCAACTACGGTCGCTGCATCTTTTGCGCTAGGTGCGAGGAGGTCTGCCCGACGGGCGCCATCGTCCTGTCAGACGACTTCGAGCTGGCGGTGCACGCCAAGGCGGACCTGATGGTCGCCGCCGACTTCACGCTCACGAATTGCCGCACATGCGAGACGCCTTTCGCGCCAACCAAAGAGGTGAACTACGTCATCGCCCTTCTGATCCGCTCGGGACTGCCTGAGGCCGAGGCCGAACGACGACGCGACCTGTATGAGACCTGTCCCGAATGTCGGCGTCGCCTCGATGTGCCCAAGGTGAGCGTGACTTCGGTCGAACGACTTGCGGAAGTAACCCTATGA
- a CDS encoding NADH-quinone oxidoreductase subunit B family protein: MIHPDTHAGANTQRAPGAISETEQIAKLKQTLLKDIRRSAYVFRVDCGGCNGCEIEIFAAISPVFDAERFGIKLVSSPRHADVLLYTGAMTRAMRLPGIRAYEAAPDPKIVISYGACGCTGGIFHDLYCVWGGTEPVIPVDFYIPGCPPTPAATIYGFALALGLLEQKLKGRHHREGADEAVIPTYPQIPLRLRVALEREARRMAGYRLGRIIVDRYMRLLGSKDIEPTAERMQRYLDHEDDPRLAEIFERLNDVVLNP; encoded by the coding sequence ATGATCCATCCAGACACCCACGCCGGCGCTAACACTCAGCGCGCGCCTGGAGCCATCAGCGAAACCGAACAGATCGCCAAGCTGAAACAGACCCTTTTGAAGGACATAAGGCGTTCGGCCTATGTCTTTCGCGTTGATTGCGGCGGCTGCAACGGCTGTGAGATTGAGATCTTCGCCGCGATCAGCCCGGTGTTCGACGCTGAACGTTTCGGGATCAAGCTGGTCTCTTCGCCGCGCCACGCCGACGTGCTGCTCTATACCGGCGCGATGACCCGCGCCATGCGTCTGCCTGGCATCAGGGCCTACGAGGCGGCGCCCGACCCCAAGATCGTCATCTCCTACGGCGCCTGCGGCTGCACGGGCGGGATATTTCATGACCTTTACTGCGTTTGGGGCGGGACCGAACCTGTCATCCCGGTGGACTTCTATATCCCCGGCTGTCCACCCACTCCCGCGGCGACCATCTATGGTTTTGCGCTGGCGCTTGGCCTTTTGGAGCAGAAGCTCAAGGGCCGCCATCATAGGGAGGGCGCCGACGAGGCGGTCATCCCCACCTATCCCCAAATCCCACTGCGACTGCGTGTCGCGCTGGAGCGCGAAGCCCGACGGATGGCGGGTTATCGCCTGGGCCGCATCATCGTCGACCGCTATATGCGTCTTCTGGGGTCCAAGGATATAGAGCCAACCGCGGAGCGTATGCAGCGGTACCTTGACCACGAAGACGACCCCCGTCTGGCTGAGATCTTCGAGCGTCTCAACGACGTGGTGCTGAACCCGTGA
- a CDS encoding formate hydrogenlyase maturation HycH family protein — protein MPQHVVFYQLSRKFLDSRTAVAAAPKQVVHYTLAIGHHIGVIDCFDIKLEMTLDEYIHWVAQLPDSEGRKKLEGLMRFGEIEISVAHAGMLQNAFNRGLDNMLPQETQWTARLNDMLQDIVEEPALYLMVRRRP, from the coding sequence ATGCCTCAACACGTGGTCTTCTATCAGTTGAGCCGCAAGTTTCTCGACAGCCGGACGGCTGTGGCCGCGGCGCCCAAGCAGGTCGTCCACTACACGCTCGCCATCGGCCACCACATAGGAGTCATCGACTGCTTTGACATAAAGCTCGAAATGACGCTGGACGAGTATATCCACTGGGTTGCCCAGTTGCCGGACAGTGAGGGGCGCAAGAAGCTGGAGGGTCTCATGCGCTTTGGAGAGATCGAGATCTCTGTGGCCCACGCCGGCATGCTCCAAAACGCGTTCAACAGGGGACTGGACAATATGTTGCCCCAGGAGACGCAGTGGACGGCCCGCTTAAATGACATGCTCCAAGACATTGTCGAGGAGCCGGCGCTCTATCTGATGGTCAGGCGCCGACCATGA
- the hycI gene encoding hydrogenase maturation peptidase HycI, with product MSRNVILTVGNSLMGDDAAGPLLGELLAEMPAMGWDVVDGGSTPETEVRHVRALRPDCVLVVDAAEMDLPPGEFRLVDDDIIAERFFMTTHAMPLTFLMTLLREFVADVRLLGIQPSLVAFYYPLSPEVKQAVERIHRHLREGPGLDAFERL from the coding sequence ATGAGCCGGAACGTCATCCTAACCGTCGGCAACAGCCTTATGGGCGACGACGCCGCCGGCCCGCTGCTCGGCGAATTGCTGGCCGAGATGCCAGCAATGGGCTGGGACGTGGTTGATGGTGGATCGACGCCCGAGACCGAGGTGCGGCACGTGCGCGCACTTCGGCCGGACTGCGTGCTGGTAGTGGACGCAGCCGAGATGGATTTGCCGCCGGGCGAGTTTCGCCTGGTCGACGACGACATCATCGCAGAGCGCTTCTTCATGACGACGCACGCCATGCCGTTGACCTTTCTCATGACGCTGCTCCGCGAGTTCGTAGCGGACGTGCGATTGCTCGGGATTCAGCCCTCTCTGGTGGCGTTCTACTACCCTCTCTCGCCGGAGGTGAAGCAAGCCGTCGAGAGAATCCATCGGCATCTCAGAGAGGGACCGGGGCTCGATGCCTTCGAACGTTTGTAG
- a CDS encoding formate/nitrite transporter family protein — protein MDQQQTPGERIRAPKTEIFGLDAYAPGEIADKIEQSGVTKANLPLLPMFMLGMVAGGSIGLGALYYTIVASDDSLSFGVSHLLGGLAFCLGLTLVIVAGAELFTGNNLVVMAWADGRVSLAALLRNWIVVYIANAVGAVGLAFLVFFSHHLDMNDGKIEIAALTIAKTKVALPFVTAFFRGVLCNMLVCLAVWLAMAGRSVTDKIVALVLPISAFVAAGFEHSVANMYFIPLAMIVATFGSVPAGFDASSLTLEGAIENLIPVTLGNIVGGSVFVGLVYYAIYHKARGVVAPGTTPAR, from the coding sequence ATGGACCAGCAGCAGACCCCAGGTGAGCGTATCCGCGCGCCGAAGACGGAGATTTTCGGCTTGGACGCCTACGCGCCGGGTGAGATCGCGGACAAGATCGAGCAGTCCGGTGTGACGAAGGCGAATTTGCCTTTACTGCCGATGTTCATGCTGGGCATGGTCGCCGGCGGGTCGATCGGGCTGGGCGCGCTCTACTACACGATAGTCGCAAGTGACGACTCGTTAAGTTTCGGCGTCAGCCATCTATTGGGCGGCTTGGCATTCTGCCTGGGGCTCACGCTGGTGATCGTCGCTGGCGCGGAGCTTTTTACGGGCAACAATCTCGTCGTGATGGCGTGGGCTGACGGCCGGGTGAGCCTTGCGGCGCTGCTACGGAACTGGATCGTCGTGTATATCGCGAACGCGGTGGGAGCCGTCGGCCTCGCATTCTTGGTCTTTTTCTCGCATCACCTCGACATGAACGACGGCAAGATCGAAATCGCCGCGCTCACCATCGCCAAAACCAAAGTGGCTCTACCCTTTGTCACGGCGTTCTTCAGAGGCGTCCTTTGCAATATGCTGGTTTGTCTGGCGGTGTGGCTCGCGATGGCCGGCCGATCGGTGACGGACAAGATCGTGGCGTTGGTACTCCCGATCTCTGCCTTCGTCGCGGCCGGCTTCGAGCACAGCGTCGCCAACATGTACTTCATTCCCCTCGCCATGATCGTGGCGACATTCGGCTCGGTGCCCGCCGGGTTTGATGCCTCGTCGCTGACGCTGGAGGGCGCGATTGAAAACCTCATCCCCGTCACCCTCGGCAACATCGTTGGGGGGAGCGTGTTCGTGGGCCTAGTCTACTACGCGATCTACCACAAGGCGCGCGGCGTCGTTGCGCCCGGCACGACGCCGGCCCGCTGA
- a CDS encoding HypC/HybG/HupF family hydrogenase formation chaperone translates to MCLAIPAEIVELLDDNMARISIDGVGKVVSVMLVDGLKVGDYVIIHVGFALSKIDPQEARRTLDLFAEIGVNAAELV, encoded by the coding sequence ATGTGCCTCGCCATTCCAGCCGAAATCGTCGAACTCCTAGACGACAACATGGCGCGCATCAGCATCGACGGCGTCGGAAAGGTCGTTTCCGTGATGCTAGTCGATGGTCTCAAGGTCGGAGACTACGTGATCATCCACGTCGGTTTCGCGCTGAGCAAAATCGACCCGCAAGAGGCTCGCCGAACGCTTGACCTGTTCGCCGAGATCGGGGTGAATGCCGCGGAGCTCGTGTGA
- the hypD gene encoding hydrogenase formation protein HypD, giving the protein MKYVDEYRDGRIARTLGATIARTVRLDRDYRFMEFCGGHTHAISRYGIEDLLPANVRMIHGPGCPVCVLPIGRIDAAIRLSKRPEITLCTYGDVMRVPGSRETSLFKAKAAGADIRMVYSTLDAIRIAESEPSREVVFFAVGFETTTPPTALAIRLALRKKLTNFSVFCNHVLTPPAILAVLTSADMPEFGGVKVDGFIGPSHVSTVIGTEPFAPFAEAFEKPVVVAGFEPLDVMQAILLLVRQINDGRHEVENQYTRAVTRAGNCKAQAEMADIFELRESFEWRGLGLVPRSGLRLKEAYAACDAERRFNVQDVPGRDNPACECGAILRGVKNPIDCKLFGTICTPDAPMGSCMVSSEGACAAHWTYGRFRDLARRAS; this is encoded by the coding sequence ATGAAATACGTCGACGAGTATCGCGACGGCCGTATCGCGCGGACTCTCGGCGCGACGATCGCGCGCACGGTAAGATTAGACCGGGACTACCGGTTCATGGAGTTCTGCGGGGGTCACACGCACGCGATCTCACGCTACGGAATCGAAGATCTGCTGCCCGCGAACGTGCGCATGATCCACGGTCCGGGCTGTCCCGTCTGTGTGTTGCCGATTGGCCGGATCGATGCCGCGATCCGGCTTAGCAAACGTCCCGAGATCACCCTTTGCACCTACGGTGACGTGATGCGCGTTCCAGGGTCGAGGGAGACATCACTCTTCAAAGCCAAGGCTGCTGGAGCCGATATCCGCATGGTCTATTCGACGCTAGACGCCATCCGCATCGCTGAAAGCGAACCGAGTCGCGAAGTCGTCTTCTTTGCGGTCGGTTTCGAGACGACGACGCCGCCAACAGCGTTGGCGATCCGACTTGCCCTCAGGAAGAAGCTGACCAACTTCAGTGTGTTCTGTAATCATGTCCTTACGCCTCCGGCAATTCTGGCTGTGCTTACGAGCGCGGATATGCCTGAATTTGGCGGCGTGAAGGTCGACGGTTTTATCGGCCCATCGCATGTGAGCACCGTCATCGGTACGGAACCTTTCGCTCCATTCGCCGAGGCGTTCGAAAAGCCGGTTGTCGTCGCGGGCTTCGAGCCGCTCGACGTCATGCAGGCGATTCTACTGCTGGTTCGGCAGATCAACGATGGGCGGCACGAAGTCGAAAACCAGTACACGCGCGCCGTCACGCGCGCCGGCAACTGCAAGGCTCAGGCCGAGATGGCCGATATATTCGAGCTACGCGAAAGCTTCGAATGGCGCGGTCTCGGCCTCGTACCGAGAAGCGGACTGAGGTTGAAGGAGGCCTACGCCGCCTGCGACGCCGAGCGGCGTTTCAATGTGCAGGACGTGCCGGGGCGCGACAACCCGGCCTGCGAATGCGGCGCGATCCTTCGCGGCGTCAAGAACCCGATCGACTGCAAACTATTCGGAACGATTTGCACTCCGGACGCCCCGATGGGCTCATGCATGGTATCTTCGGAGGGTGCCTGTGCCGCCCATTGGACCTACGGGCGTTTCCGTGACCTTGCCCGCAGGGCTTCATGA
- the hypE gene encoding hydrogenase expression/formation protein HypE yields the protein MSAKTYSRRLDLKHGLIDLSHGSGGRAMSQLISEVFHKAFDNEWLKRGDDQAAFDIAAGRMVMATDGYVVSPLFFPGGDIGSLAVHGTINDVAVAGARPLYMAASFIIEEGFPLVDLKRIADSMGSAARAAGVPIVTGDTKVVERGKADGVFISTTGVGIVPEGLNLSADKARPGDRVILSGSIGDHGVAIMSKRENMTFDTNLVSDSAALHGLVATMVGAARDALRVMRDPTRGGVAATLNELAQQSGVGFCLEESAIRVKPQVAAACELLGLDPLYVANEGKLVAIVAPEAAESLVAAMRAHPLGLEAAIVGVVLADDHHFVQMTTEFGGGRIIDWLSGEQLPRIC from the coding sequence ATGAGCGCGAAAACCTATTCGCGTCGACTCGACCTCAAGCACGGTCTTATCGATCTCTCGCATGGGTCCGGCGGCCGCGCGATGTCGCAACTGATCAGCGAGGTCTTTCATAAGGCGTTCGACAACGAATGGCTGAAGCGCGGCGACGACCAGGCGGCCTTCGACATCGCAGCGGGCCGGATGGTCATGGCCACCGACGGTTACGTTGTCTCCCCATTGTTCTTCCCGGGCGGAGACATCGGTTCGCTCGCCGTCCACGGCACGATCAACGATGTCGCGGTCGCCGGCGCGCGACCACTCTACATGGCGGCAAGCTTCATCATTGAGGAAGGCTTTCCGCTCGTCGACCTGAAACGCATTGCCGATAGCATGGGGAGCGCGGCTCGCGCTGCCGGCGTCCCGATCGTCACTGGGGACACCAAGGTGGTGGAGCGCGGGAAGGCCGATGGCGTCTTCATTTCGACCACGGGTGTGGGAATCGTGCCTGAAGGCCTCAATCTCTCCGCCGACAAGGCGCGGCCTGGTGATCGCGTGATCCTTTCGGGGTCGATCGGCGACCACGGCGTCGCCATCATGTCGAAGCGCGAGAATATGACCTTCGATACGAATCTCGTTTCCGACTCGGCGGCCCTGCATGGCCTTGTCGCAACGATGGTCGGCGCGGCCCGCGACGCGCTTAGAGTCATGCGTGATCCCACCCGCGGCGGGGTCGCCGCAACGCTCAATGAACTCGCCCAGCAATCAGGCGTCGGCTTTTGCCTCGAGGAGAGCGCAATCCGGGTAAAACCGCAGGTCGCGGCCGCCTGTGAACTGCTGGGCCTGGATCCCCTTTATGTTGCCAATGAGGGCAAGCTCGTCGCCATCGTCGCGCCAGAGGCCGCAGAGTCTTTGGTCGCGGCAATGCGCGCACATCCGCTCGGACTCGAGGCGGCGATTGTTGGCGTAGTGTTAGCGGACGATCATCACTTCGTACAGATGACGACCGAATTCGGCGGCGGCCGGATTATCGACTGGTTGTCGGGCGAGCAGCTTCCACGCATCTGCTGA
- a CDS encoding site-specific integrase codes for MKRGHNPAAHIEAFREQRRERFLTSEELARLGDAVREAETTGIPWQIDATKPTAKHVPKKNRVTNIGPHAAAALRLLILTGARLREILELKWDYVDIERGLLLLPDSKTGRKTIVLNAPAMKVLADLPRMGVYVIAGQSSGADRETPRADLHRPWILVAKRAGLIGVRLHDLRHTYASFGAGAGLGLPIIGKLLGHAQATTVARYAHLDADPLRRASEQIGGMLITAMGESDKGAADVVVPLRRVDRM; via the coding sequence GTGAAACGCGGGCACAATCCGGCGGCCCATATCGAGGCCTTCCGCGAGCAGCGCCGCGAGCGCTTCCTCACATCAGAAGAGCTTGCGCGTCTCGGCGACGCCGTCCGCGAGGCGGAAACCACAGGGATCCCATGGCAAATCGACGCTACGAAGCCAACGGCCAAGCACGTTCCGAAGAAGAATCGCGTGACCAACATTGGTCCGCACGCCGCGGCTGCTCTCCGGCTCCTTATCCTCACCGGCGCCCGTCTACGCGAAATCCTCGAGCTTAAGTGGGATTATGTCGATATCGAGCGGGGTTTGTTACTGCTGCCGGACAGCAAGACTGGCCGCAAAACCATTGTGCTCAACGCACCAGCTATGAAGGTGCTGGCGGACTTGCCGCGGATGGGCGTCTACGTCATCGCCGGCCAAAGCAGCGGCGCCGATCGCGAAACTCCACGCGCTGACCTCCATCGTCCTTGGATTCTCGTCGCAAAGCGCGCTGGCCTGATCGGCGTGCGCCTCCACGACCTGCGGCACACATACGCCAGCTTTGGCGCCGGCGCTGGGCTTGGGCTGCCGATTATCGGTAAATTGCTTGGCCACGCGCAAGCGACGACAGTCGCCCGCTACGCTCATCTTGACGCAGACCCACTGCGCCGGGCCTCGGAGCAAATCGGCGGCATGTTGATCACCGCAATGGGAGAGTCGGACAAGGGCGCCGCAGATGTGGTTGTGCCGCTGAGACGCGTGGACCGAATGTAA